The DNA window GCGGTAAATTTTTTCGGCCTGAGCCGGTGCGGTGGACAACAACAGAGCGGTAATCAGCAACAGAACAGAGCGCATAAGCGGGTACTCATCCAATGAATAAATCAATGCGCTGAGGCTCCTTAAATGCGCCGGATTTGTCAAGGATTCAGCTGGACATCAAAGTCGGAAATGCTAGAATTGCCGGGCTTTTGATCGACAGCCTGCGCCGCCACCCTGTGCCCCGCTGCGGTCAATAACAGCCTCTGGGCAGTTATCCTCTGCCCCGGTCAGATCCGCCAGCCTCGACCAGGCGCGGAATTCTGATGAGAAACTACGAGTTAATCATCCAGCCTGAACGGGACGCACAGCAGATGCGGCCCGCTATCACACTTATTTCAGTTACCCACGCTCCCGCTGCGGGAGCCTGTGAGAGAGGATAGTACGGTGGAATTACTTTCCGGCGGAGAAATGTTGGTTCGTGCACTGCATGAATCGGGCGTTGAATATATTTATGGTTACCCGGGCGGCTCCCTGCTGCACGTTTATGATGCCCTGTACAAACAAAGTGCCGTGAAACACGTACTGGTGCGCCACGAGCAGGCGGCTGCGCACATGGCCGATGGCTACGCTCGGGCGACTGGTAAGCCGGGTGTGGTGATGGTCACCTCTGGTCCGGGTGCAACCAATACCATTACCGGTATCGCCACGGCTTATACCGATTCTATTCCCATGGTCGTGATTTCCGGCCAGGTTATGAGCTATCTGGTGGGCGACGATGCCTTCCAGGAAACCGACATGCTGGGTCTGTCGCGCCCGATCGTGAAGCACAGCTTTGCCGTGCGTCGTCCGGAAGATATTCCGGAAATCGTCGCCAAGGCCTTTCATATCGCCAGCACCGGCCGTCCCGGCCCGGTAGTTATCGACATTCCGAAAGACATGACCATGCCGAACGAGCGCTACGAGTATGCGTACCCGCAGAAAGTAAAACTGCGTTCTTACACGCCGCCGCAGCGTGGTCATTCCGGTCAGATCAAAAAAGCCGTTGAGTTAATGCTGGCCGCCAAGCGTCCGATTATTTATGCCGGCGGCGGCGTTATTCTTGACCGCAGCTCCGACAAACTGCGCGCGCTGGTCGATCGTCTGAATTTCCCCTGCACCAACACCTTAATGGGCCTGGGCTCTTATCCGGGTACCGCTGAACGCTTCCTGGGTATGCTGGGTATGCACGGTACTTACGAAGCCAACATGGCCATGCACCATGCCGATGTGGTCATTGCCATCGGTGCGCGTTTCGATGACCGCGTTACCAACGCCACCAGCAAGTTCTGCCCGGATGCCAAGATCATTCATATTGATATTGATCCATCGTCCATTTCCAAAACCATCGTTGCCGATGTACCCATTGTTGGTCCGGTTGGCAACGTACTGGATGAAATGGTGGCGTTGCTGGATGAAAGCAAAGAAACGCCGGATGCCGAAGCTATTGCCGCCTGGTGGAAACAAATTAATGAATGGCGTCCGCGTCACGCCATGCGTTATGAGAAAAACGACAACGGCCTGATGAAACCGCAGGAAGTGATCGAAGCCATGTGGACCGCCACCAAAGGCGACGCCTACGTTACTTCCGATGTGGGCCAGCATCAGATGTTTGCCGCCCAGTACTACAAATTTGATAAACCGAACCGCTGGATCAACTCCGGTGGTCTGGGCACCATGGGCTTCGGCTTCCCGGCCGCCATGGGCATTAAAATGAACTTCCCGGAAGAAATGGTGGTGTGCGTTACCGGTGAAGGCTCCATCCAGATGAACATTCAGGAACTTTCCACCTGTCTGCAGTACGGCATTCCGGTAAAAATCCTGTGTCTGAACAACGGCTCGCTGGGCATGGTGCGTCAGTGGCAGGATATGAACTACGAAGGCCGTCACTCACACTCCTACATGGAATCGCTGCCGGACTTCATCAAGCTGGTAGAAGCCTATGGCCATGTTGGTATGCGTGTGGAAACCCGCGATCAGCTGCCACAGGCGCTGGAAGATACCTTTGGTAAATACAATGGCCGTCTGGTGTTCCTCGATGTCGCTGTCGACCCGGAAGAACACGTGTACCCGATGCAGGTGCCGGCTGGCTCCATGCGTGATATGTGGCTGAGCAAGACGGAGCGGACCTGATCATGAGACACATTATTTCAATTCTGCTGGAAAACGAACCGGGCGCACTGTCACGGGTTATCGGCCTGTTTGCGCAACGCGGCTACAACATCGAAACCCTGACCGTGGCGCCGACCGAAGACAAAACCCTGTCGCGTCTGACCATGACCACCTACGGCGACGACCGTAAGATCGAACAGATCACCAAGCAGCTGAACAAGCTGATTGAAGTGGTGAAGCTGGTGGATCTGTCGGAAGGCCCGCACATTGAACGCGAGCTGATGCTGATTAAGGTAAAAGCATTGGGCGCGCAGCGCGCGGAAATTAAACGCACGGCCGATATTTTCCGCGGCCAGATCGTCGATGTTTCTGCCAGTGTTTACACCATCCAGCTGACCGGTACCACCGACAAGCTGGAAGCCTTTATCGAAGCCATCGGTACGGGTTGTGTACTGGAAACCGTGCGTACCGGTGTGTCCGGTATTTCCCGCGGCGAGAAGATCCTGAGCCTGTAAGGTTAAGGTTCAGCGCCTGAAAGCCCTCTCCGGAGGGCTTTTTTTATGGCCGAGGTTCAGGAGGTAAGGTCTATTACTCGCCCCGCACCCGGCCGCGCAGATTTTTGATGGCGCTGCGTTTTACTTTGCTGTCGACCCGTTTCACCTGCGAGGAGCGGGTGGGCTTGGTGGGTACCCGCTTTGGCAGCACTTTGCCGGCACTCTGAATTAAGGCCTGTAAGCGCTGCAGCGCGTCTTCGCGGTTTTGTTCCTGGGTGCGGAATTGCTGCGCTTTCAGTACCACCACGCCGTCTTTGGTAATGCGCTGATCGTTAAGCGCCAGCAGGCGTTCTTTGTAAAAGTCGGGCAGGGACGAGGCGCGGATATCAAAGCGCAGGTGAATGGCGCTGGACACTTTATTGACGTTCTGACCGCCGGCGCCCTGGGCGCGGATGGCGGTCAGTTCGATGTCGCTCCAGGGAATCCGGACAGCGTTGCTGATAAACAGCGGATCGGTAATCTCATTCATGAACCGGGTTATACCGGTACATCGGCCAGATGGAAAGCAATGGCCCAGAAATGGCAGAAGCCGCCACCAATCACAAACAAGTGCCAGATTTCGTGAAAGCCAAACCATTTTGGCCAGGGGTCCGGCCATTTGGTGGCGTACACCACGGCACCCAGGGTATAGCTGATGCCGCCATACGCCATCCAGCGTAAGGCCTCGGCCGGAATCTGTTCCAGCGCCGGGTAAGCAAACACCACCAGCCAGCCCATCAGCACATAAATAACGGTCGAGAACCAGCGCGGCGCACTCAGCCAGACCAGCTTCAGAATGACGCCGGCAAAGGCCAGTGCCCACACCACGCCAAACAGCCACCAGCCGGTACTGCCATGCAGCGGAATTAAACAGATGGGCGTATAGGTGCCGGCAATCAGCAGAAAAATGGCCATGTGGTCGATGCGTTTCAGCAGCTGGATAACAGGCGCCGGCGCATGCACCAGGTGGTACAGCGTGCTGCTGGCAAACATCAGCAGCAGGGTGGCGCCGAAAATCATAAACGACACCATGTGCCACACACCGCCGTGCAGGGCAGCCTGCGCAGCCAGAATACAGAGCGCCACAATGGCAAATACAGCGCCGGCCAGATGGCTGAGGCCGCTGACGGGATCACGGAAAATAGCGTGCATAATGCAATTAATTCTTTATGTAAGGTGAGAGGCGCTTACGATACGGTATTTTTATCATCGTGCAAAAGGCGCTACCGAAGCATGCAAGAAGATTCTGCCGCCAGTGGTTGGCTGGTGTATCTCGTCCGTACCGCCGCCGGCAGCCTGTATTGTGGTGTTACCAACGATATGGAGCGGCGTTTCCGTGAACACTGCGCCGATGGCCCGCGTAGCGCCAAAGCCTTACGTGGCCGCGGGCCGCTGCAGTTGGTGTTTACTTACCCCGCAGCGGATAAGCAGCAGGCCATGCAGCTGGAGTGGCAGATAAAACAATGGCCAAAAGCCCGCAAAGAAGCGCTGGTGAGCGGGCTGATTGGTCTGGATGCAATCATTAGCTGATTTTTGAAATATCAGTTGTTCTGTTATGGAAATAATGTGGGGTTTGCCGGCGTATCCGCACCTGTGCCGGCGGATACTGATGTGGTACAAACGTACAACTTATAACAACAACAAAGAAAACCTTCTCACAGGGTACTTTCATGCGTCTGCTTTGTTCCTTATTGGCGTTGGTCAGCCTGACGGCCTGTGCCAATACCCGCACCCTTGATATTAACCAGCCGCTGCCGGCAGCGCCGCCATTAAGCCAGTATGCCGAAGCCGGTGCGGTGTCGGTGGATATTACCCCGCCACCGGGTATGCCCATGGGTGGCTATTCGGTAATGGCCAACCGCGGCCAGGGGTTCCGTACCCGCATTAAAGCGCGTGTGGTGTATCTGCATGATGGTAAAGGTCAGGCCATGGCGCTGGTGCAGACCGATCTGACGGCCGCCTCGTTATTGCTGCAGCATGCGGTGGCGGCGCGGGTGGCGGAGACGACCGGGCTGAAGCCGGCCGATATTGCCATTACCGCCTCGCACAGCCATTCGGCGCCGGTGAATTTCTTCGATAACGATTTTTACAACAAACACATGTCCAGCGGCCAATGGCTGGAGCCGGAGTTTCTGGAGTTCGCCACCGCGCGCATCAGTGCCGGCATTATCGATGCTTTCAATAGCCGCCGCCCGGCCAAAATCGCCACCGGCAAAAAAGACATTTATGGCTACAACCGTAACCGCTCACTGGATTCCTGGGCGCTGAACCACAACGTGGGCGAGGTGGATCTGGACGATTCGCAGCAAAAATTCCGCGCCGTGAACCCGTCGCTGTACATGGTGCGGGTGGATGTGAAAGATGACGACGGTGCGTTTAAACCGCTGGCGGCATTCTCCAGTTTTTCTGTACACGCCACGGCGCTGACCGTACCGGTTGAGGTCTACAACGCTGACCTGTTTGCCTATGCCCAGAAAGATCTGGAATGGACCATCCGCGACCGTTACAACACCCCGTGGCCGGTGGTGCATGCGCTGAGCACTGGCACCCAGGGCGATATGGCGCCGGCCTTGCCAGAACAGGGTGATAACACCTTTGGTCATCATCACGTCGACTGGAAAGCCGCCAAACAGCTCGGGCAGGGCATTGGTCGTGAAGCCATTGAACTGTTTGAGGACCTGGGGCGGGAGCTGACCGCCGAGGTGTCTCTGGCCAGTGCGGCGCGTGAACTGAACATCCGTGAACATCATCAGGCGGGCGAGGTGGCAATCTGTCAGGACGCCGCCGTGGGCAACCCGGTGGCCGCCGGTGCCTTTGAGCGCCGTACCCCCTTTCTGGCCGCCATTCCGTTCTTTAAAGGCGGTAATGTCATGGCGCGCCGCTGGTGGTTCTTTAATGAGGGCTGTCAGGGCAACAAGCGTCATCTGGGCTTTTCATTCCTGCAGCCACTGCTGGAACCGAAAGACAGCTTTCCCAATACCGTGCTGTTCCAGCTGCTGCGCATCAACGACATGCTGATTCTGCCGCTGCCGTTTGAAACCACCACCGAGGCGGGTCGCCGCATCAGCCAGCGGGTACAGGATGCCTTTAATGCGGCCGGACAGCCGCTGCGTTATGTGTGGGTGGCCAGTAACGCCAATGGTTATTTCGGCTACACCACCACACCGGAAGAGTATTCGCGCCAGAACTACGAAGGCGGTCATACGCTCTATGGCCAGTACAGCACACCGTATCTGGCCGAGCAGCTGGGCATACTGGCGCAGGATTTTCTGCAACAAGGCCCGCTGCAGGAACTGAAACCGGAATGGCGCTATGCCCTGAAAGTGAATTCGTTTCTGCCGCCGGAGAGCGTCAGCAGCGGTCAGCGCCGCTGGCTGCAAGCACCGCTGGCTGTTGCGGCGGAAGATACCCATGAAGAAGATTACATCGCGGTGCGCTGGCTGGATGTTGGCCCGCGTCAGATTGATTTTCACCAACCGCTGGTACGGATAGAACAGCGCCATGGCGATCAGTGGCAGCTGCTGCATAACGCCGGCGAGCCGGTGCATGACGATGGTTACGACATTGAAGTGCGCTACCTGAAAACCCACAAAGACGACGGCATGGCGCACTACGAAACCCGCTGGTACAACCCGGTGGCGGGTGGCGAATACCGCTTTGTGATTGCCGGCCGGGCCGGGCAGCCGGCGCTGTATTCGGCCCCGTTTCACTGGCAGGCCGGGCAGCAACCGGTGCCGGATATGGCGCATAGCGGGCAATAAACACCGGTGCGGCGCGAATAAGCGCCGCTTTTTTACCGGACTGTCATATTGTTCCTTTAGGTTTAGTCCCCCTCTTGAGTAGAATGGCTGCCGGATCTATACGATAACAAGAAATTACATGCTGAAATCCATCTGGGCCGCCCGCTGGTATGTTCTGCTGGGCTTAGTCGCTTTCCTTATTACGCTGCTGCTGACCACGCCGCTGCATTTTGTCTGGCGTTTTCTGGCACCCGAATTGTCGGCCCTGCCGGTGCAGGTGCAGCAAGTCAGCGGTACGTTATGGCGTGGCCGCATTCAGGTGCAGGTAATTCAGTTACGGGAACTGGGCGTGCTGGATACGCGCTGGGAATTATCGCCCTGGGCCTTACTGGCCGGCCGTGCCGATTTACGCCTGCAGATCGACAGCCCGGATTTACGCCTGCAGCTGCCGTTACAGATCGGCCTGAATAAGGTGCTGCATATTAATGGTGCCGATGGCTATTTCGACCTGCGTCCATTAGCCCCCATGCTGCAGCGTCAGCGCACCAAAGCCGAAGGTAATGTCGAGCTGAACCGCTTACTGGCCGAAGTTGATCTGAACACGCTGGTGTTTCAGCAGTTATCCGGTCAGCTGGTGTACAGTGGTGGCGCCGTCACCCTGCTGGTGGACAATAAACCCGTTAATGCCACGCTGCCGGTACTGTTAGGGCAGCTGGGGCGGGAACCGGAACGGGCGGCGCTGGACCTGACCACCGAAAGCGGAGAAACCCTGCTGCGCGGTTATTTACAACCGGATGGCTGGGCAGGTCTGGCCTTGCGGCGCCGCCTGCTGGATATCATCGGTCAGCCCTGGCCGGTGCAGGCCGAGGCCGACAGCGTAATTTTTGAAGTGTCACAGAAGGTTCTGTAACCTTGAGCGCGGCATTGGGGAGTACCGGATTGACGGAACAACAAACAATAAGACCGGCGTGGCAGCGGCGAATTCTGGCTGCAGGCAAAGTCCTGCTTACGGTGCTGATTGCAATACAGCTGGCGGCGTTGGTCTGGCGACTGGTCGCTCCGGAACCCCTGGTATTGCCGGCGCCGGCACAGACAGCCGGGAACAGCGTTGTCAGTGGCGGCGTGCAGGGAACGGCGCAATATCATTTATTCGGTGAGGTGGGCGCCGAGCCATTGGCGCCGGTCACTGAACAGGTCAGCGCTCCGGAAACCCGTTTACGGTTGCAGCTGTTGGGCATTACCAAAGGCCCGCGCGATGATGTCTCCAGCGCCATTATTGCGCCCCGGGGTGCCAGTGGTGAGTTTTATCGTATCGGTGATGTGGTACAGGGTTCTACCCGCCTGGCTGCCGTGTATGACGACCGCGTGATTCTCAACACCAACGGCAAACTGGAAACCCTGAAGTTTGACGAGCTCAGCGCCGCCGGCATCAGTGCCCGGGCCGTTGCTGCCGCACCGGTCGCTCCGGTAACGGCCACGCCACAGGGAAGCTTGCGCGAACGCTTCCGTGAGGTGCGCTCACCGGCGGATTTTATGAATATGGTCACCACCGAAGCCTCCGCCGATGCCGAAGGCGCGCTGCGGGAGCTGGGGCTGGAAAGCATTGGTGCCGGGCAGGGTTACCGGGTAACGCCGGGCTCTATGTTAACGGCGCTGCAGTTGCAGCCGGGTGATATTGTTTTGTCGGTAAACGGACAGTCGCTGGGCGACCCGCAGGCCGATCAGCAAGTGCTGGAACAGGTCAGTGCCGAGGGCAGTGCGCGAATAGAAGTGCAGCGCGGCAATAATCGTTTTGTGGTGAATCACAGTCTGAATTAATAAAGGAAATCAGCGTGTTAAAGCATTGGGCATTTATGGTGTTGCTGGCCATTGGTGGCGTGGCGCAGGCACAGACCGGCACACAAACCGCAGCATCGGACAGCTGGCAAATTAATCTGAAGGAAGCCGATATCGGCGCCTTTATTTCTCAGGTGGCCGACATTACCGGCAAAAGCTTTGTGATTGACCCGCGGGTTAAAGGCAAAGTGAACGTGCTGTCCAGCGAACCGATGAATAAAGACGGGGTGTACGAACTGTTTTTATCCGTGCTGCAGGTGCAGGGCTTTGTGGCCGTGCCGGCGGGTGATGTAACGCTGATTGTGCAGCAGAACGATGTCAAACAGCAGGGCCGCGACCTGGATGAAAGCGTGCAGGTCGACAGTCAGGAACTGCTGACCAAAGTCATTATGATTAAAAACACTCCGGCGCTGGATCTGGTGCCGATTTTACGCCCGCTGGTGGCGAAATACGGTCATCTGGCCGGGGTAAAATCCGCTAACGCATTAATTATTTCCGACCATGCCAACAATATTTTCCGCATCGAACAAATTATTGACCGCCTCGACCGCTCCGGCAGTGAAGAGCTGGAAGTCATCCAGCTGAAAGAAGCCTGGGTGGGCAACGTTGTCACCATGCTGCAGAACCTCGACCCGGCCAAGGTATCGCAGGGCAACGCGGCGGGCGCTAACGAAAATACCGCCGGTTCCATTCGTGTGGTGGCCGATGAACGCAGTAACCGGTTAATTATTAAAGGCGAAAAAAGCGCCCGCGAGCGTATCCGTAAACTGATTGAAGACCTGGATCAGCCGTCTTATTTTACCGGCAGTGCGCGGGTAATGCGGCTGCAGTATGCCGATGCCAAAAAACTGGCCGAATTGCTGAATGGTTTATTGTCGGATGCACCCGCCGGCGATAAAGACAACCAGGCCAAGGGCAAAGCCGGCATTCATGCCGACGAAGAACTGAACGCACTGGTGGTGCGGGCCGAACCGTCGCTGATGAAAGAAATTGAAGAACTGGTGTCGGCGCTGGATGTACGCCGGGCGCAGGTATTAATTGAATCGGCCATTGTCGAAGTGACCGGCGATATCAGTGATGCCCTGGGTTTTCAGTGGTTTTCCGGTGATCTGGATCAGCCGGTGGGCGGCACCAGTTTCTCCAATGCCGGGCCTTCGCTCAGCAGCATTGCCGGCAGCATTGTCAGCGGCAACCCGTCCGCTGCTCTCGGCAGCGGCCTGACGCTGGGTGGTTACAGTGAGTCCAACGGTCAGCCGGAATTTGGTCTGATCATGCAGGCGTTATCGACCAACACCAATACCAACCTGTTATCCACCCCCAGCATCATGACGCTGGATAACCAGGAAGCGGAAATTATTGTGGGTCAGAACGTACCCTTTTTAACCGGCTCTACCGCGTCCAGCACCAACACCAACCCCTTTACCACCATTCAGCGTCAGGACGTGGGTATTACCTTAAAAGTAAAACCGCACATTCATGATGGCACCGCCATTCGCCTGGAAGTGGAAGCCAAAGCGGAATCGGTGGCGCAAACCACGGTGGCCGGCAGTGCCGATTTAATTACCAATAAACGCTCGTTAAAAACCATGATTCTGGCCGACAACGAAGAAACCATCGTACTGGGTGGCCTGATCCGTGACGATATGCGCGAAGTGGAAAGCAAAGTGCCGCTGCTGGGCGATATTCCGCTGCTGGGCTGGTTGTTTAAATCAAAATCCGTTACTCAGGTAAAAAGCAACCTGATGGTGTTTTTACGCCCCACCATTGTGAATAACAGCGGTGTTTCCCGCGATGTCACCACTGAAAAATTCAACGGCATCTGGGAATTTACCGTGTCCGATAAAATCGGTAACAGCAATGACACCACGGTAACCGATCTGTTTAAAGGCTTACCGGTTACCCGTTAACCGGCATTTTCTTACTCTGCCAGCTGCAGCGGCTCAAACCCTGCAGCGCGCAGCAATTCCAGCAGGCCGATTAACGGCAAGCCAATCAGGCTGTTGGGGTCGCGCCCGTGCAGGGCGGCAAATAAATTAATACCCAATCCTTCCACTTTAAAACTGCCGGCACAGTCCAGCGGTTGTTCCAGCGCCACATAACGGCGGATTTCCGCGTCACTCAGATCGCGGAACTGCACGGCAAAGGGCTCCATCAGACAATATTCCTGGCCATCCGGTGCCAGTAAGCACAGACCGGTAAAAAACTGCACGGTTTTACCACTGCATTGCTGCAGCTGCGCCACGGCCTTTGCAACCGTGCCGGGTTTGCTGGTGATGGTGCCGTTAATCACACAGGCCTGATCCGAGCCGATAATCCAGTGCTGCGGAAATTGCGCGCGCAAGGCCTGGGCTTTTGCACAGGCTAACCGCTGCACATAGTCGGCCGGTGCTTCACCCGGTAACGCGCTTTCATCAATATCCGGGGCCGCCCAGTCAAAGGGAATGCGCAGCCGTCTTAATAATTCACGGCGGTAAGACGATGATGACGCCAGTAATAATTGCATGGCTGATCCTCAGGCTGGGAAAGCAGGCTTTTTTACAGAAATAAAAAAACCGGGACAAGCCCGGTTTTTTCAACAGCACAACGCGATATTAAGCCGCGAAGTTTTTGTTGGCGAATTCCCAGTTGGCCAGAGCCCAGAAGTTTTCCAGGTACTTCGGACGCAGGTTACGGTAATCGATGTAGTAAGCGTGTTCCCACAGGTCCACGGTCAGCAGCGGCGTAACGCCGGCTTCAGTGATCGGGGTAGCCGCGTTAGACGTGTTAACGATGGCCAGGGTGCCGTCGGCTTTTTTCACCAGCCAGGTCCAGCTGGAACCGAAGTTGCCAACGGCCATTTTGTTGAACTCTTCCTGGAATTTCTCGAAAGAACCCCAGGTGGCGTTAATTGCATCACCCACAGCGCCAGTAGCAGCGCCACCGCCGTTCGGGCTCAGGCTGTTCCAGTAGAAGGTGTGGTTCCAAACCTGAGCGGCGTTGTTGAAGATACCGCCGGTAGAGGTCTTGATGATCTCTTCCAGGGTTTTGCCTTCAAACTCGGTGCCCGGAACCAGGTTGTTCAGGTTGGTTACGTAAGCGTTGTGGTGCTTGCCGTGGTGGAATTCCAGAGTTTCGGCAGAAATGTGCGGCTCCAGAGCGTTTTTTTCATACGGCAGGGCAGGTAATTCAAATGCCATGGTCTCTCTCCATCAAGGTTGCTGAGTACGTTGTACTGACGGCACCGGTTGCTCCGGTGCTGCTTATTCGGTGCCGAATCATAACACCCCGGCCCCAAGGGTGCTATTCACGCACTTTGTAGGGGTATTCCGGTGTGGTTATTACCCTGCAGTCGTTTTCGCTGCTGCCGCAAGCCGTTATACTGGCGCGCTCATAATAATGACTAATAACGGGGCACCAGATGGATAAGGATAAAGAACCACTCCTGTCGGATATGAAACCATCGCAGGAAGATATTGCACTGCGGCAGAAACAACTGCAGGCGCGTAAAGCCGCCGCCGCCCGTGCCGCTGCCGGCAGCAGCCCGGCCAAACAGCCGGCCGGTGCCAAGCCCTCACAAACCCTGGCCATCAGCGCGCTGGTTCTGGGCGTGTTGCTGGCGGGCCTGGCGGGTTGGTTGTTTACCCAGGTACAAGCCCAGCAACAACAGCTGCTGAATGCCGAAAAATTACTGCGCAGTCAGGCCCAGAATATTGAAGTGCTGAACGAGCGCCTGTCGGTGACCGGTGAAAACGCCAACTTATCCGTCGATGCCTTAAAAACCATCGTTAAAGAGCACGACAGTGAAATCCGCAAACTCTGGGATCTGGCCAACAAACGCAACCGCGCCGATATCGGTATGAACAGCAAGGCCATTGCTGGTGTGAAAACCGAGCTGAGCAAAACCGATAAAGAACTGCGCGCCGGCCTGGAACAGCAGAAAAAACAACTGGCCAGCAGCGACAGTGCCGCGCAGAGCCGTGAAGCCGAGCTGAAAAAGCGTCTGCAAAAAGCCGAAGCCCAGCTGGTGAGTTTGTCGGGTACGGAATTGCGTCTGGTGCAGCAGGGTGAAACCATTCAGGCACTGGAAAATGAAATTGCCCGCATGAAGAAAGCCGGTATCGGCGCTGATGCGGCCGATATCCGCCTGCAGCTGGAAGACGTGAATATTCGCCTCGACCGGATGCAGAACGCCATCGGCCCGCGCTGATTTCCCGCCCGTGAAGGTTGCTCTCAGCCTTACTCAGCCACAGTTATTGCGCCAACAGCTGGCCGCTGCTTTCACGCAGCTGCCGACCGTGCAGCTGGCCTGGCAACTGGGCCAGCGGGCCGATACGCCGGGCACCGCGTTTTTTATCGGCTATCAGGCGGCCATGCGCTGTCTGGATAAGCAACTGCCGCCGGATTGCTGGGCGGCATTCTGTATTTCT is part of the Venatoribacter cucullus genome and encodes:
- a CDS encoding Maf family protein, yielding MQLLLASSSSYRRELLRRLRIPFDWAAPDIDESALPGEAPADYVQRLACAKAQALRAQFPQHWIIGSDQACVINGTITSKPGTVAKAVAQLQQCSGKTVQFFTGLCLLAPDGQEYCLMEPFAVQFRDLSDAEIRRYVALEQPLDCAGSFKVEGLGINLFAALHGRDPNSLIGLPLIGLLELLRAAGFEPLQLAE
- a CDS encoding Fe-Mn family superoxide dismutase — encoded protein: MAFELPALPYEKNALEPHISAETLEFHHGKHHNAYVTNLNNLVPGTEFEGKTLEEIIKTSTGGIFNNAAQVWNHTFYWNSLSPNGGGAATGAVGDAINATWGSFEKFQEEFNKMAVGNFGSSWTWLVKKADGTLAIVNTSNAATPITEAGVTPLLTVDLWEHAYYIDYRNLRPKYLENFWALANWEFANKNFAA
- the gspD gene encoding type II secretion system secretin GspD, yielding MLKHWAFMVLLAIGGVAQAQTGTQTAASDSWQINLKEADIGAFISQVADITGKSFVIDPRVKGKVNVLSSEPMNKDGVYELFLSVLQVQGFVAVPAGDVTLIVQQNDVKQQGRDLDESVQVDSQELLTKVIMIKNTPALDLVPILRPLVAKYGHLAGVKSANALIISDHANNIFRIEQIIDRLDRSGSEELEVIQLKEAWVGNVVTMLQNLDPAKVSQGNAAGANENTAGSIRVVADERSNRLIIKGEKSARERIRKLIEDLDQPSYFTGSARVMRLQYADAKKLAELLNGLLSDAPAGDKDNQAKGKAGIHADEELNALVVRAEPSLMKEIEELVSALDVRRAQVLIESAIVEVTGDISDALGFQWFSGDLDQPVGGTSFSNAGPSLSSIAGSIVSGNPSAALGSGLTLGGYSESNGQPEFGLIMQALSTNTNTNLLSTPSIMTLDNQEAEIIVGQNVPFLTGSTASSTNTNPFTTIQRQDVGITLKVKPHIHDGTAIRLEVEAKAESVAQTTVAGSADLITNKRSLKTMILADNEETIVLGGLIRDDMREVESKVPLLGDIPLLGWLFKSKSVTQVKSNLMVFLRPTIVNNSGVSRDVTTEKFNGIWEFTVSDKIGNSNDTTVTDLFKGLPVTR